TACGCCGAAGTACGAGATGGTGTAGCTTATCAATCATTGTCAGAGGATGGGATGGGACGGAACGACTTTTGGCAGGGCCCTCGACGTGCTAACCCCTTTCGCGTGAGAGTTCCGACTTTGGTTCTCGACGCTCCCTTCTCGTCAGTCAGCCAGTCCTCCACTTACGAAAACAAATCATCAATATTCTTGGCCATATACCAACTGATTTACTTTTATCTTACCTTCCCGTGAAACGCAGACTCCAATTCGAAGAAATCGTGTCAAGGCTGCGAACTGCCCTCCGACGATATACCCGATTCCACGTCCAATTCCCGgggccacaacaacaacaccccGAGCGccaccaacaacaatccgAGTGCTGGAAGTCGTAAGTTAGCAtataaacagaaataaaactcagtaagatttaaaataacattttcaaaatcacCAGTAACACCCAACTCATCCTTGGAAACGGGCATCTCATCAAATCTTATGGGCAGCACCACCGTTTCCGCATCGAATGTGATCAGCGCCGACTCCAGCGTGGCATCTAGTGTTAGTTTGGATGAGGACATCGAGGAGAGCAGCCCCATCAAAGTGAAGAAGAAAGACGAAGGACAGGTAAGTCAGCCATGGGTACTAAATAGTCATTTTTTGGCAGAAGAAAGTATATATTTCTTTGGTGAATAAGAGGTACTGAAAATGCAACGAAATACAACAAGTACTAAGTACATCAACTACATTTAATAGTTTCCATTAGATACTCCAATCAAAAATGTAATGATTTTCATATGTCTTCTTGAAATTGAAAAGGCgttttgatattattttttttagtttattttgctACCTCATGTTAAAATGTAGTTaaggaaaatacaaatttcaaaaccacgcctatatatttagtttatttcaaGTTTGATTAGTTTTTAAACCAACGTTTTTTGACATGACCAAAGATGCTAAGAAATATCAATCTCTTAGTAAACGGTGTATTCTAAATTTAGTCGAAAGACGATTAACATAATTGCTTCAATTTGTGgttaaattatcaaataaaagaTTAACCTGATGACATATgtgttaaaatgtttaaatgtatattaatcCGTGTCTTGTCAAATATTccattacattttaatatagcAGTGATCGATTGACAAGGACTCAAATTatgtattgatttttgtgaaagacttttgtttgtaaaacatttcatttcatcAAAAGAGAAACATGTCTAATGATACTTATTAAGAATAAACAGTCAAATCCATAACTTGAACCTTAACAGCACGGACTCTCCGTTAGTTAAACAACTTGTATAAGCAGCAGggggtttaaattaaattaaaagcctaGAAACCCTTTAGACCGTAAAATAGTCGTTTATGTATGGTGGAATACGATTTCTTTACTGCTTTGcaagttcaatttttttaacctACTGTGACTTTGCTACAGGTCATCAAAAAGGAGGCGGTGTCCACCTCGTCCAAGGCCTCGCCCTTTGGCTATGAAAACTCCACACCCAGTCTGGTCAGTTTTCGACGGGACTCGGATGTCGCCGCCGTCGGGAATGCACCCGCCAGTAAGGGCGGCAAAAAACGCTTTCAGAGTGCGGCCAACGCcattgccacgcccacgccaCTGACGGACAGCAGTAGTGGGAATGGAAACGGGAATGGGGGAGGTGGTGGCCCAGCTGGCGGCTACTTTCCAGGCTACTATCCCAGTcccaagcagcagcagcaaatgcagcagcagcaacaactgcacccgcaacagcagcagcagccgcaggaCTATTACGGAAAATACGACATTGAATTCGCCGCCTCGCCGCACCACAATCCGCACAACAAGCAGCAGTCGCTGCACGGCGAGTATCTGAGTCCCAAGCCAAATGCTGCCAACTTCCATCAAAGCagtcagcaacagcagcagcaggagcagttTTACTACAACTACAACGACACCAACGGCAGTGCGTACTTAAGCCAccagcagcatcatcagcagcatcaccagcagcatcaccagcaacagcagcatcacCATGTAGCCGACTTTGAGGCGCCCGTCAACGGGCCGAGCAACTTCAACAATGGCGCCTACTACGACAACATGAGTTTTCAACAACAGGCCCAGGCTCACCAACACCAATCGGTAGTgtttcagcagcagcagccacaccAGCAAGCGGCGGTTAATCACCAGTGagtaaattaagttttattaaatgttttggcAAACACAAATTCAAGGCTTAAACTTATATCTTTTATCCATGCCGGATTAAATGGAAATCGTAGATATTATTTAAGTTCTACCCACATGACTTACATGACTTAGTTCCTCAATGGTGAACCCGATCACTTTACGATCAAACTTTAGTATACTTAAGGAATAAGATAATAGACAcgttaaaatcaaataatagaGTAAAGGGGAAAATCTTAAACTTTCCTGGATCtcattaaaaactaaattaagagtggggaatattaaatttaatcacaTCGCTGATTTTGAGAGACAGAACGAAGTACATGTTACTGAAGTAAACTCTTAGCTTCTAACGCAGTTCGACAGATGCCGCCACAAAGACCCGGATTGTATATGCATTTTCAACTTATCAGGGTTGTTGTCTTTGCTACCCACAAAGTATGAAAATTTTCGACAGTATAAAAGTAACAAGTACAAATACTAGTTCTCTACATTAATAAGATATATCTAATACACAAACCATTTGTTGAAGTACTCGTACTGGCCGAGTAGGTGGCGCCAAACTTTTAGCTCAGGCTAAGATTTTTTCAAACGCCTTTGTTAAGAGCCTTAGCCTtagttagtttttttattttgacgaGCCTGAGCTTAGCAATAGGCTTgtcctataataatttttaccattacctaaaaaaataaactatttgtTAGGCTTCCAACTTAGGTACAAACTAACTAACAACTTATCTAAATCCCCACTATAGTTTTCGGCAAAAACCACATCAAATGACTAAAACATTGGCTCTATTTATCTTCCCACAGGCACATGCATCACCTGGGCGCTGGTGAGACCTATAGCGCTCTAGGCCTGCAGATGGAGAACTGCGAGGGCTACAACAACTTCGGGGGCGCCGCCAGCAGTGGGGGGTACTACGAGGCGGGTCAGCAACCCCCCGGTCCGACCACCCACGGCCATGGCCACCACCCCCACCACCACGTGCAGGTGCCGGCGCAGGCGCACGCCCACGTGCATGCCCACCACAATTCAGCGGCGATTCCCGCAGGAGTGGGCGTGGGACCGCCGCCATCGCACATCCACGGATTCGCACTCAACGGGGGAGCACCTGGTCAGGGCCAGGGATTCGGAAACAATGGGGGGACTGCGGCTGGGACCGGGACTGCGATCGGTGGCCTGGAGAACTCGAATAGCTCGGACTTCAACTTCTTGAGCAACCTGGCCAACGACTTTGCGCCGGAGTACTACCAACTCAGTTAGTTCATGTAGGAAGTGAGCTAGAATGCAGTGTAAATATATCTTAGCCTAATTCGCCGAGCGGGCGTGAGTCTTGTAATTCTATTCAGTGTCGTAGTCTGTTAAGCACTTTGTCCGTAGCACATATCTGTATATACTAAGCTAAAGACTCAAATCTAGGCAGGAGTTCTATCCTACGGCTACGATCCGATTCTAGGATACATAAAACGAAAATGTCTTGTTTTCGCTTGGCTTCAAGTCAAGCGGAATGGCTATcttaaaaattccatttagAATAAAAGAAGAACCGAAATTGTATATagttagtaaaattaaaatacttttacgCAAGTCCTAATCAATGAATATGGAATACTGAATTACCTTTTATTAAATGTGTTTTGTATATATCTGAAGTAGCCTAAATCAAAACGTAAAAACAAACCGTCATTAAATCTAAACAAAAACTAGGAATAAATATTTGGATCGCCCACGCAATCAAGTGCAATTTCTCTATAAAAGAACTTGATTTAGAATCCAAAGCCACTCTCAATTATTTCAATGTTTGTCATGTTTGTGTGTTGCTTCACATTTCccataatattaaacaaatatatattataatataaatatgattataAATATTGTCTTAGATAACTTTGTAAGGAGAAAGAATAAAAACTAACTAAGTATGAACCATTTTCCTAGTACCTACGCTCAGAGTACACAGATCTAACAATATTTGAGTGTGATTGCTCTGTTTTTCACCtctttttatgcattttattttatgtttttttttttcaaattcagCGCTTGTCTTACTACCAAGATACACTGGCTCGGGTCCTTACAGTAttgggtattataatttcaggaATTTTGGTTTGCAAAGCAGTGATGTCGGTTCTATCGCTGTTCTGATTTCTCTATAATCGGAAATGTATATTTCACTGCGATGCTCACTTCTGATAGAAATTATAAGGTATAACGTTATTTAAACGCAAGGCGGCAAGGTAACAGGTATGCACATTTAATACACTGATTCCATTGGCACATTctaacgcatttagcctaatgtgacatttatttacacaggaaCTCCCATAAGATAAAGGGCCGCATTTAAGGCAAATGCAATAGGAGTTGGAGTTTTTTTAGGTTGCACCGGCTTACATCGGCTAATTATCGCATAAATAAATGAACTAGCTGGCACATTTTCGGAACGGCAAAACCTTATGGACAATCTTTTCAACGGATggtggatggatctctgtggGAATGGAATCAGACACATtaaaaaagtccactaatgcgtcaaaggaatcaggctatatgttgtttacatttattcatttattcattgtttttaattttcagttgATAGTTCGAGAACCGTCAGTGGCAAACTGAGAAAACCCCTTCGAACTGCTCCAATTCGTCATCATTCAACTCCTCTGAGTTTACTGCCAATAAAATCTGCCGCAACCTAAGGTTTTGATTTGGGCTATGGTCTCACTTTCTTCCGGCAAACGCATCCCCCTTCGCTTTTTGACCAATGGCAAATTCTATTGTCCGTGGTAGCACACTTGTCCGTCAACGTTAACGTGAAGAAAAGGCCGAGAATTAGGAAACCGAATTGCAAAGAAATCATAGTTGTTTCTGGATTAACTAGTTCTTCTGCGATCTTTAAAAGCTGTAAATTTGCGACGTGCTTGatatcatttttataccttttGTGGAGTGCAGCGAATCAAACATTGTattgaagatttattttaattcgtTTTGTTAATAAGAAATTTCGTGCCCTTTTTACGCTTTTAGAGTTTATATTAATGTGGCGAAAAGCTTGTTGAACACTAGCACATTGAAAATATAAGTGCAATAAATAttgataataaagaaaatggttgtttttaatttgtatataaaataacaaataaataaacgacaTATTTAAGCAAGCAATTAAACTCCAGAAAGTCAACTTCTTAAAAAGTAACTGTGGTCTtttatgtaataaaaattataaaagagcTAATATAAGTAATTTATTCATATAAAAATACCTAAATTAACGAAAACCCAATTCTTTCCAGTCAAGCATTGaccaaatttttaaaccaataaataattcaacaaacttaaaaatttgtttttaaccaCAAATCTAAAATTGCCTTAGGT
This genomic window from Drosophila gunungcola strain Sukarami chromosome 3R, Dgunungcola_SK_2, whole genome shotgun sequence contains:
- the LOC128266610 gene encoding homeotic protein proboscipedia isoform X1 gives rise to the protein MQEVCSTLDTTPMGTQIKSESPLNPLQVQTGQTSLPVGGCGGAGVVGGVGVGVVQPGIGQQGAPPVPTVMLVNKMAPNCDKRTADTAYWMAASEGGFINSQPSMAEFLNHLSPESPKLGTPVGAGAIGGVGVNVNVNVGVGVGYPVGVVPQTPDGMDSVPEYPWMKEKKTSRKSNNNNNQGDNSITEFVPENGLPRRLRTAYTNTQLLELEKEFHFNKYLCRPRRIEIAASLDLTERQVKVWFQNRRMKHKRQTLSKTDDEDNKDSLKGDDDQSDSNSNSKKSCQGCELPSDDIPDSTSNSRGHNNNTPSATNNNPSAGSLTPNSSLETGISSNLMGSTTVSASNVISADSSVASSVSLDEDIEESSPIKVKKKDEGQVIKKEAVSTSSKASPFGYENSTPSLVSFRRDSDVAAVGNAPASKGGKKRFQSAANAIATPTPLTDSSSGNGNGNGGGGGPAGGYFPGYYPSPKQQQQMQQQQQLHPQQQQQPQDYYGKYDIEFAASPHHNPHNKQQSLHGEYLSPKPNAANFHQSSQQQQQQEQFYYNYNDTNGSAYLSHQQHHQQHHQQHHQQQQHHHVADFEAPVNGPSNFNNGAYYDNMSFQQQAQAHQHQSVVFQQQQPHQQAAVNHQHMHHLGAGETYSALGLQMENCEGYNNFGGAASSGGYYEAGQQPPGPTTHGHGHHPHHHVQVPAQAHAHVHAHHNSAAIPAGVGVGPPPSHIHGFALNGGAPGQGQGFGNNGGTAAGTGTAIGGLENSNSSDFNFLSNLANDFAPEYYQLS
- the LOC128266610 gene encoding homeotic protein proboscipedia isoform X2; translation: MQEVCSTLDTTPMGTQIKSESPLNPLQVQTGQTSLPVGGCGGAGVVGGVGVGVVQPGIGQQGAPPVPTVMLVNKMAPNCDKRTADTAYWMAASEGGFINSQPSMAEFLNHLSPESPKLGTPVGAGAIGGVGVNVNVNVGVGVGYPVGVVPQTPDGMDSVPEYPWMKEKKTSRKSNNNNNQGDNSIKNGLPRRLRTAYTNTQLLELEKEFHFNKYLCRPRRIEIAASLDLTERQVKVWFQNRRMKHKRQTLSKTDDEDNKDSLKGDDDQSDSNSNSKKSCQGCELPSDDIPDSTSNSRGHNNNTPSATNNNPSAGSLTPNSSLETGISSNLMGSTTVSASNVISADSSVASSVSLDEDIEESSPIKVKKKDEGQVIKKEAVSTSSKASPFGYENSTPSLVSFRRDSDVAAVGNAPASKGGKKRFQSAANAIATPTPLTDSSSGNGNGNGGGGGPAGGYFPGYYPSPKQQQQMQQQQQLHPQQQQQPQDYYGKYDIEFAASPHHNPHNKQQSLHGEYLSPKPNAANFHQSSQQQQQQEQFYYNYNDTNGSAYLSHQQHHQQHHQQHHQQQQHHHVADFEAPVNGPSNFNNGAYYDNMSFQQQAQAHQHQSVVFQQQQPHQQAAVNHQHMHHLGAGETYSALGLQMENCEGYNNFGGAASSGGYYEAGQQPPGPTTHGHGHHPHHHVQVPAQAHAHVHAHHNSAAIPAGVGVGPPPSHIHGFALNGGAPGQGQGFGNNGGTAAGTGTAIGGLENSNSSDFNFLSNLANDFAPEYYQLS